The DNA region atgaagtaaacaagtatagttcaagtataatcccaagtatttatataagtatactttaaatgtaagagtagtaaactttgagtacacaactattttacatccaagttgtattttaatatgaactatactacaagtgaacttatatgtagactgttagtttactaggtATATActtatagcctacattttagTTCATGAATGTACACTTtaaaagtatactctcagtaaagtactagtttactttttattgcaagttttctttaagtgaacttatagtacttagccaaatatacttatacttttcagcatacttttcagtataagccaagtatacttggaattttctgtatacttgccaagcacacttagatttttctgtatacttatcgGTATAAGCTAaggatacttaagtataattttattaagtatatctctgataagtacgtaaaaagtaaactgaaagtatacttacttattttaagtttaaaagaagtatactaatagcacacttatataaacttattttttgtaaGGGTACAGTAGGCTACTACTCATACAGTGTGGGCTTCTTCATTtccagaaaaagaggagagcaaCAAGGAGATGTCTATATCTGAAGTGTACCTCCAGGCCTGCAAGCTGGTGGGTGTGGTGCCAGTCTCCTACTTTATACGAAACCTCAACTCTACAACCATGACCCTCAGCCACCATGGGCTTGGACCTCTGGGGTGCAAGGCACTTGCTATCGCTTTAGTGGTGAGTTTAAAATTCATGCTATTGAGTGtggcctttttttaaaatagaaaatatctGATAAGCTCTTTGTATTCAGGCTGATATGCAGATCGACACCCTGGAACTGGCAGACAATCACATTGAAGCTGAGGGAGCCAAATACCTGGTGGAGATGCTGAGGGCTAATTTCACCATGCAGCACCTGGTATGTTGGACTGCACAGCTGCCACTAGAGGGCACAAGTGCTTTTCAGGTGGCATTTACAGTGGAGTATGCAGCCTACTGTACCAATATCTGTTTGGCTTTCAGGATTTATCCAACAACTATCTGCAATCTGCAGGAGCTGAGTATGTGGCTAAAGTGTTGCTGGACAACATTTCATTAAAATCTATGAAGCTTTCAGGTAATTTCAGGTAACATTAAGAGATATGACTGTACTGACAGAAGGGTGATGTACTGAGATCAGACTTGACATAATCAAGTCAtgagattattttgttttatttgttagtaaacttattttgtacatttaaacatttcgTCCCAATAGGAAATGGATTTACTGATGATGATGCTAAATATTTTGCAGAAGCCTTGTCGGTAAGTGATTAATAATCAGTTATCCAAACACTGACCTTTAAGCCTTACATGACAATTGGCattattaacccatttgtgcctgcaactctttttctttctaaatttggtggaagtgttctctgggcttgcctaagcacaaatgtgaagaaatattcaaaattggTCAAACCGTTTGGCCCACAAATgagtttttcattttatatctggtatttgggcacatgggacgactgtttttgcaatagactcattatgttttatgaaaaaacagTAGCATATGCCCAAATagtagatatagtatgataagaaaatgtctgtatctcagaaactacaaggagcaaagatatgcacacagtgtaaaaaaaatcatatggaaAACCTTTAATAGATACaatgttaatgtttttcaaaattcTAACTTTGACTATAAATAAAAGTGTGacttttcatgtgatctaaaaataaatttcaaatttgcactgttagatacttgcctaAAGTTCAAATTTCAAGAGTTTTTGaccaattaaaacaaatgttgtggcatttttccttatcatgcTACaaatagtctttgggcacaaatgggttgaGTGTAATGGTCGGCTATTTTGTTACTAATATCTTTACATGTAGATCAATTCCAGAATAAAGGAACTAGACCTGAGCCATAATGAATTTTGTGGAAAAGGAGGGGAACATTTGGGACAACTGTTGGGTACGGTAAAGTTCACTAATCTTAATGTAGATGTGACCAAATGCATTGCTTCACTTTATGAATGTAATGCCTGATTTTACCTCCATTTCTACAGCAAACAACGAGGGTCTCGAGGTGCTGGATCTGAGCTGGAACCATCTCAGAATGAAAGGGGCTGTGGCTTTTTCTGCTGGACTCAAGGTAATGGCTGTATAACAAATGCATTTGATCACTGACTTGGTATTCAACATCTGATCACATTCTCCATATTTAGGTGAATATGATGTTAAAACACCTCAACTTATCGTGGAATGGTTTTGGGAATGAGGGCGCCCTGGCCATGGGAGAGGCCCTAAAATTCAACAACACTCTGGTGCACCTGAACCTCAACAACAACCGCCTCACCAACGAGGGCGTGGGCATGCTGTGCAGGGGTCTCGAGTTCAATGACACACTCCGAGTCCTGCTGGTGGGTGGATGAGGTTGTTTTAAGCCGACATGCATCATCAGTATGATGCAGATAAGTTGATGTTTTATTCTTACACTCCTGTAGCTGGCTTACAACTGTCTAACAGTAGAGGGAGCACTGGCCCTGGTTAATGTGGTCAAGAACACACCTAGAACTGCCTTGGAGGAGATCAACATATGTGTGAGTTACTGTCATATCATTTTAATCACAGTTCAAACAAATCAAACCTTTCATTATGAAATGAAGCACAATGAAAACCCTGTGTATACCATCTTGTCTGCACCGTCATTATTGTTTTTACCAGAATGTGCTGGTGAATGAGACCTTTGTGCATCTGTTGGAGGTGACGTGTCATGATCATCCTGGTCTGGATGTACAGTATGGAGGCGTAGGAGGCTTCATCGCTAAGAAGCCACCAAAACGTGTTGATCCAATGAAAGTCATCCAGGTTGGTTACGTTCCAGCATTTTATATGACAATATAGATATTCATTTATAGAATAAGTATTTTACTCAcattttaaagggccagtgtgtagcattttgaggaaatggaatataatattcataactatgtttttattagtgtataatcatctgaaactaagaactgttgtgtttttgttagaatgagtccttcatatctacatattaGCGGGTCCTTGAAGAGGTAGATATTAGCTtgcaacttgttatgagttcattgataccaaatacttgattgtgctccttgtagtttctgagatacagccattttcttatcatactatatctagtatttgggcatatgctgctgttttttcataaaatataatggagttcattgcaaaaacagtagtcccatgtgcccaaatatcAGATATAgtatgaaaaactcacttttaggccaaacggtttgaccaattttgaatatttcttgaCTTTGTACTTAGGCAAGCCCAGAAAACACTTCCACCAaattttagcagttaccatatgtGTTTTcctctatctgcttttattgtctgatgttcgGTTTTAACAGTTAtaatatcttttactttatttatctgcttttattgtcttgtgaagcactttgtaacatctgttttaagaagtgctatataaataaatgtattattattattattataacgaGTCCGCCACGCTGCTctaccatgtttctacaatagctcagaacggacaaaccaaacgctggatctagagagagactttcatgttttacGTTATCTGAAGGACTACGTAGTTCTCTGTTTTTGCACTacgtgcaaaactgtggtaccgccagccgctgtctgactacCGTtgcagtgttattatggtactgtaaggacggcctctgagcgaggcgaacagcgtacgtttttttgcactcggcagctcacgttaccgcagtcttggaaagggaggagtgagctgagGGATACTCAGTGGGTTTCAATCTGTAACCACACCACTAGTTacagccaaatcctacacactgtacctttaaattagTAAAGCTGTCAAATGATGGCAACTCTGTCTTTGTTTGGTTCTGCATGTTCAGTATTTCATaattgtcaaaatgtcttctccCAATGTTTTTGAAGGATTATTTGGATCAACGCAAGCTACGCCTCTGGGATTTTTTTCGGAACATTGACAAAGATGGCACCATGCGAGTCCCTGTTGCTGACTTCAGGAAGGCGGTGCAGGTTTCCAGATAAATTCCTATACTTAACTGTGCAGTCAGTGACATTTGCAGGGCAGAATACCATGAAATTATCCTTAAATCATGCATGATGAGCTCTATTCAAGTTCTTCTCACAGATCTTTTCTGATGCTGCTCATTGACCAACAGACAGCACACAGTGGATCAATAAAAGCATACTGTAAGGCTCTGGTTCCCAACCTACTACCCCACTAGGGTCACCAAAGCGTCATattattgaatataatatgaaatatccctaaaatatgtcacttagtcaggggttaTCAGTATAGTCAAAGATAGAAAAAGGGTCTCctgaggaaaaaggttgggaacaaCTGCTGTAAGGGACTATAGTGAATCATTGAAGGAAGAAAGTTTGTAACTGACTGTTTGATTTTTCCTTCTGTCCTGATAGCAATCAAGTATTCCTTTGGATCGCTACCAGATTGAGGAGCTGATTCACAGACTTGATCGTGACAGGACAGGAATGGTCGACTACAGGTGAGCTACTGTTTGATCACACTCACAGATGTGCCATATAAATAGTTTCACAGAGTAGACCTGTGGTGTTTAAAGGTTTATTGTTGCAAAACACTGAGTGATGACGGTGCTGTGTATTGTACAGTCTTATCAGTGTTTGATTGAGGGTGTAGTGGAACCAAATGTGGGAATTGGTCCAGATCTGCACTGTGAACAAAGTCGTAAAAGAGTCATGCATGTGTACTGTCTTATGTAGGGGACTGGCAGATACAAGGAAACAGATGATGAGGGATCACCGCCGCCAGCTGAGGAAGGTCGAGTCCCGTCAGAAGAAAGAGAAGCAGAAGAGCGACCGCATCCTCAAGACCTTCCAGAGCGCCGTGGAGGCCGTGACACCACGCAGCTCCATGGTCATATCTCCAGGAGGGGCCAAAGAGGATTCGAGTGGCCCCCAGCACTTCTCCGCCACCCCTCTGAGTTCTTGGCACCACATTGTCATGTCCAACAGCAGCCGCTATTCCGTCACTAATCTGAGCAACGAACATGTCCACCTGCCCATGCTAGGAGGCTCGACGCCGCACCGTCCCAGCAGCTCCCCGGCTATGCGCTCCTACTCCCAGCCAAACCTCCTGGATGACTCCCCTCGCTCGGCTCCGAGCAAGTCCATCTCTGCCCAGGGTGCACGCTCTGATCCAGAGATGAGCCACAGCAAGCTGAGCCCCACCGCTAACCACCTGACCAGGTCCAGACCTGCGCTTGATGCCAAGCAGCCAGCGGCTAAAGCCAAAACCAAGaaactgaagaaaaagaaaaccacCAAACGTGTATCAACTGTCAAGTGATTGTAAACGTCTGTATAGTGGTTTAAAATGTTCTGATTATTTTTGCCTGACATTGTTGgctaaaattattaaataaagatAGATTTTAAAGGTGcgattgataacattcagccacaagaTGTTGCATTCACaatcccccgttccattgcattcacttcacaacaagtcattgccagacacttaccgtcaatctcagccatttatctgttttttccacactaactgatgacacagagataccatgtgatactaacattgttatactattggctcacaagccttgttagaagtgggagccaaacgtcagatattccccacagagataaacaaaacactaattttggacccgccaacatttttaaaatgattaattcacaatgatcatttttttcaggaaaagccatacttttatttggcacgtTTCTAAAGGTTCTCTggatgtaattaaaaaaatatatttgtctacataaaaatgttattaataagacctttaattatTCATCTTgtttctaatttaaaaaaattgacaAATGTGCGTAGTATATTCAGTATCTGgggaaacaaaacatttcataacACTTGGGAACTCTGTCAGATGGTAGAACCACCCATCAGCGATGCACAACCAAACATGAATGGATCATTTCAAACAAACAATTAATTCCTGTTTGCTGAAGATAACACTAAGTGTTACATCTTGGCATGTGCCTTGGCTGCTGTGAACTAGGACAGGTGCTGCAAGCTGCAAGATGTAGAAACAGGCTATATAAGCCCTGGAGATCCAGCTGTCTGAATCATTACAACTCTGACTGCACTAAGAATGATCGGCACTCTGTACTTCTTGGCTCTGCTGAGCTCCACGATGGCCTGGGGGgtacgtacagtatgtatggCATGACTTAGATCAACTGATTCATCTTTATTCTTTGAGGCTCTCACGTTAGAGGTGAGCTGATCTACTGTATGTTCATATGACCTTTTCTTTTCTCAGCGTGTAGGCCTGTGGAGCGGGGGGAGTGCGAGGAACGAGACAGGAGGTGGAAGCGGAGACAGGTGCACCTGTGATGCCTTCCTGCCCAGTTCTACCTTTCCTGTTGGAGAcctggtggtggtggagcaGACGGCCGTGGAGATCTCACACAAAGTGGAGCTGGAGATGGGCAAGGTGCTCAGGCGTATTAGATGGTAACATATTTGAGACAggcaaaaaatgtgtaaaacgttttgtttttttacctattTCAGCTGGAAGACTATGAGACCAAGCTGACAGCGTACGCAGAAAAGATAATAAGGCTGACagtagaaatagaaaaaatgGAGAAGAACCCCGACGCCTACAACGACGCCGACATAGACGAGATGAAGATGGAGATCAAACAGGTGGAGGCTCTGATTAAAGAGCTGCAGCTCTCCATCAGAGGCTCCACCGCTGTCTTCCAGTCCCTGCGTGTTCAGGTGAGTCCACATGATCATTATCAACAGACATAATGCCAAATATCCACTGGCTAACCGTGTGTTTGCTCTCAGATCACAGTCATGGTGGAGACCCTGAACAGACTGGAGAAGACTTACGACAAGAACTTGGTCCTGGTGACGCGTCGGGAGTACGTCAAGGTGCAGCTGCAGCTAGAGGATTGCGAGCGACGCCACCAGGAGCTTTTCAACCCCAACATTGGTGAGCTCATTCGCAACCCACATCTAAATCTAACCCCTCTTTGGACTCTAATTgttcctttctcctctctgcaggTTCTTGTGCACACACAGGTATCATCAAGGTCGGCAAGCCCATCGTAAGCCAACTGAACGCCCATCTTAATGCCGGCTACAAATATGGAGGCTGGGGGAAAGACTCAAAGCCTGTTCCCGACAGAGAATCCATGTACTGGTACTCCGGGTACACCAGTGGCTCCATCGTTGACGTCAGGTTCTACACTAACTACAAGAAcctaattttgagaaaacagttCCAGCACCACAACTTACACAGCAGCTGGATCGGCACGGGGAACGACTTCATCATCCGAGACAACACTCTGTATTATCAGATCAACAGCCCGTTTGGGTTGGCAAAGTTGAATTTCACCACTATGAGATATGAGTCCAGGGTGATTCCCAAGGCCAGCACCAGATTCTCCTACACCAACTCCCCCAATCAGAAGTTTGACTTTGCcgctgatgaaactggcctgtgGGTGACCTACGCCACGGAGGAATCCAGTGGTCGGATGGTCATCGCTAAAATAGACGAGCCCTCTTTCGGTGTTGAGGAGGAATGGCAGACTAGTGTGTATAAACCAGGAGTGAGCAACGCCTTCATGGTGTGCGGCGTCCtgtatgcaatcagaacaaCTGACATCCAAACTGAAGAGATATTTTACAAGTTCGACACCAAGACTGGACAAGAGAGCTACGTCAGTGTTCCCTTTGAGAGGTTCCAGGATAAGTTCTCCAACCTGGACTACAATCCCACCGACCAGAAGCTCTACATGTACAACGATGGATACTACGTTAACTACCATCTGTGGTTTAACCACACTGCTAAAGCCACGGTGGAACCAGCGGTTCTCCTCTCCTAAATCATCATCTGTGACTTACTGAAGTATCACATCCTATGAATGAAGCAATGATTACAtctctcatttcttttcttATAGTTCATGTAGTGCATCAATTATCCGTCTTCTTGATTGCTAATAAATGATCTCAAGCATTAGAAAAGTGTCAAGTGTGTCCTTGTGCAAATGCTCATGAATAGAGTGCATTATTTTCAAATGACTTTTATTAATTCACCCACTCATTCAGGTTGACTCATTCTAGTGCCTCACACACTTGCTAAGTGCAATATTGCCCATGGTGGCAAGAACATCccattacttatttatttgcatttgtaAGTTTCTGACACTGAAAGAAAGTAGATGTGCAGAACTGGATTGTGATTTATAATGGAAAATTAAATGTTCCCATTTACTTTATCTAAACATTACAAGTAGCCTAtccataaacaaaataaaaggagGAATTTATTTCTACTA from Sebastes umbrosus isolate fSebUmb1 chromosome 16, fSebUmb1.pri, whole genome shotgun sequence includes:
- the LOC119474851 gene encoding leucine-rich repeat-containing protein 74A; the protein is MSTLSFESLCLKDDECPSPTQPQDTEDEFDTDLESDEKEESNKEMSISEVYLQACKLVGVVPVSYFIRNLNSTTMTLSHHGLGPLGCKALAIALVADMQIDTLELADNHIEAEGAKYLVEMLRANFTMQHLDLSNNYLQSAGAEYVAKVLLDNISLKSMKLSGNGFTDDDAKYFAEALSINSRIKELDLSHNEFCGKGGEHLGQLLANNEGLEVLDLSWNHLRMKGAVAFSAGLKVNMMLKHLNLSWNGFGNEGALAMGEALKFNNTLVHLNLNNNRLTNEGVGMLCRGLEFNDTLRVLLLAYNCLTVEGALALVNVVKNTPRTALEEINICNVLVNETFVHLLEVTCHDHPGLDVQYGGVGGFIAKKPPKRVDPMKVIQDYLDQRKLRLWDFFRNIDKDGTMRVPVADFRKAVQQSSIPLDRYQIEELIHRLDRDRTGMVDYRGLADTRKQMMRDHRRQLRKVESRQKKEKQKSDRILKTFQSAVEAVTPRSSMVISPGGAKEDSSGPQHFSATPLSSWHHIVMSNSSRYSVTNLSNEHVHLPMLGGSTPHRPSSSPAMRSYSQPNLLDDSPRSAPSKSISAQGARSDPEMSHSKLSPTANHLTRSRPALDAKQPAAKAKTKKLKKKKTTKRVSTVK
- the si:ch211-173a9.7 gene encoding olfactomedin-4, with protein sequence MIGTLYFLALLSSTMAWGRVGLWSGGSARNETGGGSGDRCTCDAFLPSSTFPVGDLVVVEQTAVEISHKVELEMGKLEDYETKLTAYAEKIIRLTVEIEKMEKNPDAYNDADIDEMKMEIKQVEALIKELQLSIRGSTAVFQSLRVQITVMVETLNRLEKTYDKNLVLVTRREYVKVQLQLEDCERRHQELFNPNIGSCAHTGIIKVGKPIVSQLNAHLNAGYKYGGWGKDSKPVPDRESMYWYSGYTSGSIVDVRFYTNYKNLILRKQFQHHNLHSSWIGTGNDFIIRDNTLYYQINSPFGLAKLNFTTMRYESRVIPKASTRFSYTNSPNQKFDFAADETGLWVTYATEESSGRMVIAKIDEPSFGVEEEWQTSVYKPGVSNAFMVCGVLYAIRTTDIQTEEIFYKFDTKTGQESYVSVPFERFQDKFSNLDYNPTDQKLYMYNDGYYVNYHLWFNHTAKATVEPAVLLS